The following are encoded in a window of Arthrobacter sp. OAP107 genomic DNA:
- a CDS encoding oxygenase MpaB family protein — translation MRTFLTEWQAELKRTLTGSPDALPDWARKFAEGDDAGYFLPGSAVWAVHGGVATIVGGIRSLLMQSLHPGVLAGVHDHSNFREDTLGRLARTTAWIHALTYGSTAEAQAAASRVVRLHESVNGTYVDGGGTIRKYSANDPELVRWVHNTFTDSFLRAHELWDGPIPGGPDAYVREWAEAGRLMGVEFPPKSKAALNRELRESLAAGTLRGDERVAETVAFIRDPPLHPFLKPGYRILFEAAVLSLEPEYRRLLGLRTARLGPLPLPVRLAARVTLAVVRFALGPASPSRLAAHERLQRLGVA, via the coding sequence ATGCGGACTTTCCTGACGGAATGGCAGGCAGAACTGAAGCGCACGCTGACCGGCAGCCCGGATGCGCTACCGGACTGGGCCCGGAAGTTTGCCGAAGGCGACGACGCCGGGTACTTCCTCCCCGGTTCTGCGGTGTGGGCTGTCCATGGCGGCGTGGCCACAATCGTCGGCGGCATCCGGTCCCTGCTGATGCAGAGTCTCCACCCCGGCGTCCTCGCCGGCGTGCACGACCATTCAAATTTCCGCGAGGACACGCTGGGCCGGCTGGCCCGGACCACGGCCTGGATCCACGCCCTCACGTACGGGTCCACCGCGGAAGCCCAGGCGGCCGCCTCGAGGGTGGTGCGGCTGCACGAGTCCGTCAACGGCACATATGTCGACGGCGGCGGCACCATCCGAAAATACTCTGCCAACGATCCGGAACTGGTGCGGTGGGTCCACAACACATTCACGGACTCGTTTCTCCGCGCGCACGAACTGTGGGACGGCCCCATTCCTGGCGGCCCGGATGCCTACGTCCGCGAATGGGCGGAGGCGGGCAGGCTGATGGGCGTGGAGTTCCCGCCAAAGAGCAAAGCCGCCCTCAACCGGGAGCTCAGGGAATCGCTTGCGGCCGGGACTCTCCGCGGCGATGAACGGGTCGCGGAAACGGTTGCGTTCATCCGGGATCCGCCCCTGCACCCCTTCCTGAAACCGGGTTACCGGATCCTGTTCGAGGCCGCCGTCCTGAGCCTGGAGCCTGAATACCGCCGGCTGCTCGGACTGCGGACTGCCCGGCTGGGTCCCCTGCCGCTGCCGGTGAGGCTGGCCGCCCGGGTGACCCTCGCCGTCGTCCGCTTTGCACTGGGGCCAGCCAGCCCGAGCCGGCTCGCCGCCCACGAGCGGCTCCAGAGGCTGGGCGTGGCGTAA